In one Nicotiana sylvestris chromosome 8, ASM39365v2, whole genome shotgun sequence genomic region, the following are encoded:
- the LOC104216417 gene encoding B2 protein: MENNNQSSFWQFSDQLRLQNNNLANLSLNDSIWSNNYISRKPEERRNFDIRVGGDINNNSSTVSNNPNKSNYNLFSNDGWKIADPSAATGAGSGVAGKGVLDFGLNGGFNKGIYSNQGLNFNYSKGINNIAVNTKGVLNKKFGKGGGEDEFGYGNNKSVKKNNKSNNKESNNKDINGEKQNGVDKRFKTLPPAESLPRNETVGGYIFVCNNDTMAENLKRELFGLPPRYRDSVRQITPGLPLFLYNYSTHQLHGVFEAASFGGSNIDPSAWEDKKNPGESRFPAQVRVVTRKVCEPLEEDSFRPILHHYDGPKFRLELNVPEALSLLDIFEENKN; this comes from the exons ATGGAGAATAACAATCAATCATCTTTCTGGCAGTTCAGTGATCAACTCCGTTTACAAAACAACAACTTAGCAAATCTCAGTTTAAACGATTCAATTTGGAGCAATAATTATATTTCCAGAAAAcctgaagaaagaagaaattttgatATAAGAGTAGGCGGTGACATCAACAACAATTCTTCAACTGTTAGTAATAACCCCAACAAGTCAAATTACAATCTTTTTAGcaacgacggttggaaaatcgcCGACCCATCGGCGGCTACCGGCGCCGGAAGTGGAGTTGCCGGAAAAGGGGTTCTTGATTTTGGTTTAAATGGTGGGTTTAATAAAGGGATATATTCAAACCAAGGTTTGAATTTTAATTATAGTAAAGGTATTAACAATATTGCTGTGAATACAAAGGGTGTATTAAATAAGAAATTTGGAAAAGGTGGTGGTGAAGATGAGTTTGGATATGGGAATAATAAAAGTGTGAAGAAGAATAATAAGAGTAATAATAAAGAGAGTAATAACAAGGATATTAATGGTGAAAAACAGAATGGAGTTGATAAAAGGTTTAAGACTTTGCCACCAGCTGAATCTTTGCCAAGAAATGAAACTGTTGGTGGATATATTTTTGTTTGCAACAATGATACTATGGCTGAAAATCTAAAAAGGGAGCTCTTTG GATTGCCGCCTCGTTACAGGGACTCAGTTCGACAAATAACCCCTGGGTTGCCTCTGTTCCTCTACAACTACTCGACCCATCAGCTTCACGGAGTTTTTGAG GCTGCAAGCTTTGGTGGGTCGAATATTGATCCGTCTGCCTGGGAGGACAAGAAGAACCCTGGTGAATCTCGCTTTCCTGCTCAG GTTCGTGTTGTGACAAGGAAAGTTTGCGAACCACTCGAAGAGGATTCATTCAGGCCAATTCTTCACCACTATGACGGCCCTAAATTCCGCCTCGAGTTAAATGTTCCAGAG GCCCTCTCTCTTCTGGACATTTTTGAAGAGAACAAGAACTGA